In Sphaeramia orbicularis chromosome 14, fSphaOr1.1, whole genome shotgun sequence, the following are encoded in one genomic region:
- the ccni2 gene encoding cyclin-I → MKNPGSAESRRLAVLLEAALVREARLWKVPVFKNGCIQGTDTSSSQHQEVILWLGEMSRLFQFCPETFALGVCVLHRLLSAVKAQPKYLKCIAFTSLILAAKINEEDEVIGSVKDLVVQSGCNFSTAEILRMERIILDKLHWDLYTATPVDFIHIVS, encoded by the exons ATGAAGAACCCAGGATCTGCGGAGAGCCGTCGGCTGGCCGTCCTGTTGGAGGCCGCTCTGGTCCGGGAGGCTCGCCTATGGAAGGTCCCCGTCTTCAAGAATGGATGCATCCAG GGCACTGACACCTCTTCATCCCAACACCAAGAAGTGATCCTTTGGCTCGGAGAGATGAGCAGGCTGTTCCAGTTCTGTCCAGAGACGTTTGCACTGGGAGTGTGTGTCCTGCACCGACTGCTGTCTGCTGTCAAG GCTCAACCCAAATACTTGAAATGCATTGCTTTTACCTCACTGATCCTGGCTGCCAAAATCAATGAGGAGGATGAG GTAATAGGCTCTGTTAAAGACCTAGTTGTGCAGAGCGGATGCAACTTTTCAACAGCGGAGATTCTTCGCATGGAGAGGATCATTCTCGACAAGCTGCACTGGGACTTGTACACCGCAACACCAGTCGACTTCATTCACATAGTAAGTTAG